The Methylomonas sp. UP202 DNA window ACCCTGAGTTTGGCCTTGGCGACCTCCGGTGCCGCCGTGGGCATGTCGAAGCTTAAAGCGGCGGCCGTCCAGTTATTGCGGAAAGGTTCCGAGGAGCAACGGCTGGATGCCCTGCAATTGTTGGGCGCGACGGCCAGTTACGATGCTCCGACCCGCGCCGGTCTGCTGGATGTATTACGCGGAGACGGGGCGGCAAATTCGGAATTAGCGGTGGCGGCCATGGCTAATTTGGTTAAGCAAAGTGGAGGTGCTTCGCCGGCCGAGCAACAAGAGATCGTTAAGGCGGTTTATCCGTTTGTCGGCAACAGCGATCCGCAACTGCGGCTGAACGGCCTGCAAGTGCTGTCCAAGCTGGCGGGTAGCGATCAGGATGCCCAGCGGATTTTCGCCGAAGGGGTCAACGATGCCGATCCCGAGGTCAGACGTTGGGTGATTGCCGCGATGGGCAATGGCGAGTTTGCTTACGACAGCGTGCGCGAGCCGTTGCTGGCAACCTTGCAAAATCCGGATGAAGACCCGGCGGTGAAAGCCGTCGCGCAGCGGGCGCTGGAACGTTTTCCGTTGGACGATCAGGCGCGACAAATTTACCAGGAACATCTGGCTAGCGAGTCTTACCAGGCGCCTACGGGCGGCTTTGGTTTCAATTAACGGGTTTGATATCCAGTCCGGTCAGGCGCTGAAAACGCCAAAATGCGAATTGGGTTTGCCCAATATCGTTTATTGAGGTTCTTCCGCCTTTTCAAAATA harbors:
- a CDS encoding HEAT repeat domain-containing protein, encoding MELKLDMRKFSVFFVPVFLVACLSIYVLKGAGFDRPESQTGQPAGSATAPLSQLLDVNPLGPKIRTFTDEQAWLDFSDDTSTDEVADTQSTSQLLVALEDKAGQGLSYEVLRDGEEFQLIMAQIQSDPAARQQVLAHIMKFSGTPLGKTLSLALATSGAAVGMSKLKAAAVQLLRKGSEEQRLDALQLLGATASYDAPTRAGLLDVLRGDGAANSELAVAAMANLVKQSGGASPAEQQEIVKAVYPFVGNSDPQLRLNGLQVLSKLAGSDQDAQRIFAEGVNDADPEVRRWVIAAMGNGEFAYDSVREPLLATLQNPDEDPAVKAVAQRALERFPLDDQARQIYQEHLASESYQAPTGGFGFN